The sequence CCTTGCGGGCAATGCGCCACACGAGGATCGCCACCGCTACGACGAGCGCAGCGATGAGCGCGGATCCCAGGCCTTTCCAGCTGTTAACGGGAACCAAGACGAGGACCGGCAGCGTGGCGGATACCAATCCGGATACCCCGCCCATTTGTTCCAGCAGGGTCGGTTCATCCTGCCCGGTCGGCAATTTCTGCCCACCTGTTTCTGCCACCTAGTTCTCCTTGCCTGTCTCGGCCTCGCCGTTCGCGCTGGTGCTGTCGGACCCGCCGAGGTCGCGCAGGTGCTGGCGGGCTTCTTCTTCCGCTTCTGTGCGCGGCTTTCCGGCCTCAGCAGTGTTCGCCGGCTGGGGGTTCTTGGCCTGCTCCTTGCGCTGACGCATGGCGTCCTGCAGCTGCGAGACCAGTTGCGGCGGCATGACGACCTGGAGAGCGTTGCCGGCCAGCACGGGGTCGTTGCCGCGGTAGACGAAGGTGCGGGCAGCCACCTCTCGAGCCAGCTGCGCGAGCTTGTCCTCGCGGCCTTTGGGGGCGGCCATCGTAAAGCGCAGCATCCAACGCGGACCATCGATGCCGATGATGCGAATCTGGCCGTTGTCGTTTTCGCCGACAACTTCGCTGCCCCACGGGCCGTCTTCCAAGCGGGTGGTGAGGCCATCGTTGCTCATGCCTTCGATGAGCTCCTGGCCGGCCTCGGACCACTGGCTTTGCGAACGCGGTGCAGCGAAGGCGACCGGGGTGATGCGACCAAACCGCGTGACGATGTGGAGCATCTTCGGCCCCTGCTCGCCCATTTCCACCTGCACCTGGGAGTCTTCGGGCAGGTTGATTTTCATCGAGCTCAGATCGAGCACGCCGACGGAAAAGTCGGAAAAGTCGAAGGAGTCGATGTCCACGCTGTCGCCGTCGAACGGTCCCGCGGCACCGTCCACGCTGTCGTGCGGCTTGCTGACCACCTGCGGTGCCGTCGCATCGGTCTCGTCGTGCGCTGCTACCGCGTCCGCAGTCGTATCGGACACGTCGGCCGCCGGAGCCGCCGCGTTGCCCGTGGCCGCTGCGTTGTCGCTGGCCGCCGATGCCGAATCGGGCTCAGCAGCCGTCGGCTCCCCGGCGTTTTGTTGCGAGTCTTCCGTATCGGCGTTGTCTTTTTTGTTCTTGCCAAAAGGCCAGATACCCATCTATCGCTCCTCTAATCTGCTTCCAGCTTGGTTTCCGCTAAAGATGTGCCGTCTTTTCGGCCACTGTATCGGCGCGGGGCGGGGCGTACATCCGCGGTGATGTTCGCACCTCAGCGCGCCTCCGCCAGGTTTTAGACCCCGGTGGAGCCGTAGCCGCCTGCGCCGCGTTCGGTGTCATCGAGGGATTCCACCTCGGTAAAGCTGGCCAACTCCACGCGTTGCACCAAAAGTTGAGCGATGCGCATCCCCGGTTCGATATCTACTGGGGTGGTGGGATCCAGATTCACCAGGCATACCTTGAGTTCGCCGCGGTAATCCGCGTCAATGGTGCCCGGGGTGTTGACGATGGACAGCCCCTGCTTGGCGGCGAGCCCGGACCGTGGGTGGATGAGTCCGACGGTGCCAGCAGGCAGGGCCAAGGCGATGCCCGTGCCTACCAATGCACGCTCACCGGGGGCGAGGTGCACCTTTTCCACGGAGTACAGGTCAGCGCCGGCATCGGTGGCATGAGCCCGCGTGGGAAGCACGGCATCTGGGCTAAGCCGGCGGACCGAGATCTCTAATGCGCGTTCGTCGTCGTAGTCTGCTCGATTCACAGGGTTACCTTACCGCGCGGTGTAGGAGACTTCAGCCCGGTGGCCGGTTGCGCGCGGCTCTCCTGCCCAGCCTGGATCCCGCCCTGGAGGTCTCAGACGGCCGCTTCGGGCGATCGGCGTGTACTCGGTTAGGATCTAGTTCCACTACACCGAGCAAGATGGAGGTCTCCTCGTGGCTGGGCAACAACACTCTGCACCGCAGGCCGAGAAACCCGAACCGGGCGCCCCGAGCCAGGAAGTAGCCGCTTCCCGCGTCATTTACCGCGAGCGCCAGTGGGTCCCGTGGTACTTCTGGGTCCTGGGGTTTGCGGTCGCGGGCATCACGGCGGCCACGGTGGGGCTTAACCGGCCGACCATCTGGTTCACCGCCACGTTGGTTGTCCTGGCCGTGATCGTCGCGTGGTCACTCATCGCGTGGTCGTCGACCACTGTGAAAGTCACCGAGGATCCGGACGGCTCACGCTGGCTGGAGGTCAAGGGCGCGCAGCTTCCTAACGATGTAATGGCACGCTCGCTTGCCGTACCCAAGTCGGCGAAGCGCAATGCGCTCGGCCCCCAGCTCGACCCGGCGGCGTTCGTGGTAACTCACGGGTGGATCGACGAACACGTCATGCTCGTGCTCGATGATCCGGAAGACCCCACTCCGTACTGGCTGGTGTGCACCAGCCACCCCCGGCGTCTACTGGAGCGGTTCGTCCCCGAACAGGCCGAGGCCGCCACCCGCGGTATCCGCCCGCAGAACTAAAATGCATCGGCTAAAACCGGCAGATCGTCGGCTATAGGCGCGCCGCTACGCGCAGTCGAGGCAGATGGGCTGGCCGTCTTCCTCGTGGGAGAAGCGCTTGTTGGATTGCACGAGGAAGCAGGAGGCGCACGTAAACTCGTTCTTCTGGCGCGGCACGACCTCCACGTTTAATTCCTCACCGGAGAGATCGACCTGCGGCGGCTGGAAGGCCTCGACGATCTCGCCGTCTTCGTCCATACCGTTGCTCTCGGTTTCCGCGGCCTTGAGGCCCTCGAGGGAATCGGTCTCTACTTCTTCTTCCGCGCTGCGGCGCGGTGCGTCGTAATCAGTCGCCATAATGAGCTCCTTTTGACTGCTCGCTAGGTAGTTCGTGCGGTTTATGGTCGCGCATACTAAAGGAGAAATCCCGCTCTGTCACACTGACCGAAAAATTCAGGTCACCGGGGGTAACCCCTTCGCGAACCCGGGGCGGTGACACGCCTAAGATGTCCGCCATGAACTCGGCATCCCTTCGCTCTTCCCGCCGCCCCGAGCCCTGCCCTGACCGCCACTGCGACAGTGCGCCCGACTCACCGCAGGCCGGCGCCGAGCCGGGTGCCGCCGAGCCGGGTGCTGCCGAACAGCCCGCCGTGGCCCTCGGTATCGATGTCGGCGGTTCCGCCATCAAGGCGGGCTTAGTAGACACGGACACCGGGCAAGTCGTCGACGGATCGCTGACTACCCGCACACCTGCGTCCACCCGGCCGGCGGACATCGCTGCCGCGGTGGCCGAGACAGCACGCGCGCTGGACTGGCGGGGCGAGCTTGGCGTGACCCTCCCCGCGGTTGTCTCCGGCGACATCGTGGGTTCCGCCGCCAATATTGACCCGTCGTGGGTGGGGGTCAACGCGCGCGAGCTGTTCACCGAGGCCGTTCCCGAGGCTGCGGCGGTGACCGTACTCAACGACGCGGATGCCGCGGGCCTAGCCGAGGTAGCGTTCGGCGATGAACGAGCCCGGTCCGGAGCCGTCATCTTCCTCACCCTGGGAACGGGGATTGGGTCCGCCATGCTTGTCGATGGCGCCCTCTTCCCCAACAGCGAGCTCGGGCACTTGCTTGTCGATGACTCTGAAGCCGAGCACCTCGCCGCCGCCCGGTGGAAGAACGAGAAGGGGTGGTCGTACGAGCAATGGGTGCACCAGCTCAACCGGGTGCTGGCCGAATACGCCAAGCTGTTTAGCCCCGACCTGTTCATCCTGGGCGGTGGCATCTCCGCGGACTTTGCCGAGTGGGAAGGCTACCTCGACGTCAATGTTCCAGTTGCAGCCGCGCGTTTGCGCAACCAGGCGGGCATCGTAGGCGCCGCACTGGCGGCCACCGACACCGCGCATTCGTAAACCCCCTTTTGCGCGAGGTAAAAATGTGCTAAGGAACACCGCGCCCCAATGGCACGGGGCCGGGTGCTGATCCTCTATACTGGGCGCTCGATTGTGCGTTGCCGGCCGTAACCATCGACCGGCAGCGATTGTCCATCCGTAGTTGCGAGGCGAAAGGGCGTACGTGGCAGCCACTGAATCTGAATCTTCAGACAAGTCACTCGACGAGGGCGCTAAGGAGTCTGCTCCTGCGGAAAAGAAGTCCGCGAAAAAGACTGCGAAGAAGTCGGCCCGCAAGTCGACGAGGAAATCCTCGGCGAAGAAGTCGACCAAGAAGACCGCCAAGAAGAGCGCGCGGAAGTCAACTAAGAAGACGACGAAGAAGTCGGCAAAGAAGACGACCCGCAAGTCGGCGGCGAAAAAGGACACCGCTCCGGCAACCTCCGAAGAGGAGCTGCAGGACGAGGACCAGGAAGGCTCCGAGGACTCCGAGGCGGATATCGACGATCTGGATGGTCGTCTGGAAGACGACGATCCAGACGCCGATGATCTCGACGCCGAGCTCGAGGAGGAAGAGGCCTCCGCGGACGACGATGCCGACGAGGAAGAAGAGGAAGAAGGCTCGTCCATCTGGGACGAGGAGGAGTCCGCTGCGCTGCGTCAGGCTCGCAAGGACGCGCAGCTGACCGCTTCTGCCGACTCGGTGCGCGCCTACCTCAAGCAGATCGGCAAGGTCGCGCTGCTCAACGCTGAGCAGGAGGTGTCGTTGGCCAAGCGCATCGAGGCCGGCCTGTACGCG is a genomic window of Corynebacterium massiliense DSM 45435 containing:
- a CDS encoding DUF3710 domain-containing protein, coding for MGIWPFGKNKKDNADTEDSQQNAGEPTAAEPDSASAASDNAAATGNAAAPAADVSDTTADAVAAHDETDATAPQVVSKPHDSVDGAAGPFDGDSVDIDSFDFSDFSVGVLDLSSMKINLPEDSQVQVEMGEQGPKMLHIVTRFGRITPVAFAAPRSQSQWSEAGQELIEGMSNDGLTTRLEDGPWGSEVVGENDNGQIRIIGIDGPRWMLRFTMAAPKGREDKLAQLAREVAARTFVYRGNDPVLAGNALQVVMPPQLVSQLQDAMRQRKEQAKNPQPANTAEAGKPRTEAEEEARQHLRDLGGSDSTSANGEAETGKEN
- a CDS encoding DUF4193 domain-containing protein; the encoded protein is MATDYDAPRRSAEEEVETDSLEGLKAAETESNGMDEDGEIVEAFQPPQVDLSGEELNVEVVPRQKNEFTCASCFLVQSNKRFSHEEDGQPICLDCA
- the ppgK gene encoding polyphosphate--glucose phosphotransferase codes for the protein MNSASLRSSRRPEPCPDRHCDSAPDSPQAGAEPGAAEPGAAEQPAVALGIDVGGSAIKAGLVDTDTGQVVDGSLTTRTPASTRPADIAAAVAETARALDWRGELGVTLPAVVSGDIVGSAANIDPSWVGVNARELFTEAVPEAAAVTVLNDADAAGLAEVAFGDERARSGAVIFLTLGTGIGSAMLVDGALFPNSELGHLLVDDSEAEHLAAARWKNEKGWSYEQWVHQLNRVLAEYAKLFSPDLFILGGGISADFAEWEGYLDVNVPVAAARLRNQAGIVGAALAATDTAHS
- the dut gene encoding dUTP diphosphatase is translated as MNRADYDDERALEISVRRLSPDAVLPTRAHATDAGADLYSVEKVHLAPGERALVGTGIALALPAGTVGLIHPRSGLAAKQGLSIVNTPGTIDADYRGELKVCLVNLDPTTPVDIEPGMRIAQLLVQRVELASFTEVESLDDTERGAGGYGSTGV
- a CDS encoding DUF3093 domain-containing protein: MAGQQHSAPQAEKPEPGAPSQEVAASRVIYRERQWVPWYFWVLGFAVAGITAATVGLNRPTIWFTATLVVLAVIVAWSLIAWSSTTVKVTEDPDGSRWLEVKGAQLPNDVMARSLAVPKSAKRNALGPQLDPAAFVVTHGWIDEHVMLVLDDPEDPTPYWLVCTSHPRRLLERFVPEQAEAATRGIRPQN